A window of Pyxidicoccus xibeiensis contains these coding sequences:
- a CDS encoding acyl-CoA dehydrogenase family protein gives MPNPFTEEHEAFRKTVRAFVEKEMAPHSLEWDRAGIFPRELFKKCAELGFLGINHDPKYGGSGLDYWYVTAFAEELSRSYNAGVNMALLVQSQMATPIINEIGTDEQKREFLEPALKGEKIAALGVSEPGAGSDVANIKTTARRDGDDYVINGSKMWITNGTRADFITLAVRTGGEGYGGISLVTFPTDVKGFGVSKKLDKIGNLSSDTAILYFEDCRIPARYVLGEENEGFYSIMTNFQGERLVGAITTVAGMERMVEDSIRYGNEREAFGRPLMKFQVWRHKFVEHLTGIEAAKRLTYHAVDVFDRKEVPAVKEISMAKLFAGDLAQRVAYDCQQFFGGMGYIEETPIARMWRDVRLITIGGGTSEVMKEIISKLYGF, from the coding sequence ATGCCGAACCCGTTCACCGAGGAGCACGAGGCCTTTCGCAAGACGGTGAGAGCCTTCGTGGAGAAGGAGATGGCGCCGCACTCGCTGGAGTGGGACCGGGCGGGCATCTTCCCTCGCGAGCTGTTCAAGAAGTGCGCGGAGCTGGGCTTCCTGGGCATCAACCACGACCCGAAGTACGGCGGCAGCGGGCTGGACTACTGGTACGTGACGGCGTTCGCGGAGGAGCTGAGCCGCAGCTACAACGCGGGCGTCAACATGGCGCTGCTGGTGCAGAGCCAGATGGCCACGCCCATCATCAACGAGATTGGAACGGACGAGCAGAAGCGCGAGTTCCTGGAGCCGGCGCTCAAGGGCGAGAAGATTGCCGCGCTGGGCGTGAGCGAGCCGGGCGCGGGCTCGGACGTGGCCAACATCAAGACGACGGCGCGCCGGGACGGGGATGACTACGTCATCAACGGCTCGAAGATGTGGATCACCAACGGCACGCGCGCCGACTTCATCACCCTGGCGGTGCGCACCGGCGGCGAGGGCTACGGCGGAATCTCCCTGGTGACGTTCCCCACGGACGTGAAGGGCTTCGGCGTCTCCAAGAAGCTGGACAAGATTGGCAACCTGTCCTCGGACACGGCCATCCTCTACTTCGAGGACTGCCGCATCCCCGCCCGCTACGTGCTGGGCGAGGAGAACGAGGGCTTCTACTCCATCATGACCAACTTCCAGGGTGAGCGCCTGGTGGGCGCCATCACCACGGTGGCCGGCATGGAGCGGATGGTGGAGGACTCCATCCGCTACGGCAACGAGCGCGAGGCGTTCGGCCGGCCGCTGATGAAGTTCCAGGTGTGGCGCCACAAGTTCGTGGAGCACCTGACGGGCATCGAGGCGGCCAAGCGGCTCACCTACCACGCGGTGGACGTGTTCGACCGGAAGGAGGTCCCCGCGGTGAAGGAGATCTCCATGGCGAAGCTGTTCGCCGGAGACCTGGCGCAGCGCGTGGCCTACGACTGCCAGCAGTTCTTCGGCGGCATGGGCTACATCGAGGAGACGCCCATCGCCCGCATGTGGCGCGACGTGCGCCTCATCACCATCGGCGGCGGCACCTCCGAGGTGATGAAGGAGATCATCTCCAAGCTCTACGGCTTCTGA
- a CDS encoding efflux RND transporter periplasmic adaptor subunit: protein MWMAAVVAAVVTTGCGKNTDKPALPEQQGPAALGVKAIAPSTELSANVTRVTGQVRSKQEATLSAQATGTIARMLVKVGDKVKKGQVLAVLDTSNVSIGVEQARAVKAAADAALQLATNNLERTRKVAESGGVAAAGLDQAEIGQKQAAAQAAQAAAAVRMAEENLRDMSIIAPFEGVITARAKNVGDTVAMMPPTPVFTLVDTSGLEVRALVPESVVDKVKAGSKTQGTVSPSGMRFDVQVATVGAVVDATNRTVEVLADVVGDTAAPLRPGALVELDFSSVGETDDKGLFLPTQAVSAKGQQGFVWVVQDGTVRKRDVRVERVLPGYVRVLQGLGADERVLADSSLDVKEGTAVRVVQ from the coding sequence ATGTGGATGGCCGCCGTGGTGGCCGCGGTGGTGACGACGGGCTGCGGCAAGAACACTGACAAGCCGGCCCTGCCGGAGCAGCAAGGCCCCGCGGCGCTGGGCGTGAAGGCCATTGCGCCCTCGACGGAGCTGAGCGCCAACGTCACCCGCGTGACGGGCCAGGTCCGCTCCAAGCAGGAGGCCACGCTGAGCGCGCAGGCCACGGGCACCATCGCCCGGATGCTGGTGAAGGTGGGCGACAAGGTGAAGAAGGGCCAGGTCCTGGCCGTACTGGACACGTCCAACGTCTCCATCGGCGTGGAGCAGGCCCGCGCGGTGAAGGCGGCCGCGGACGCGGCGCTGCAGCTGGCCACCAACAACCTGGAGCGCACCCGCAAGGTGGCCGAGTCCGGCGGCGTGGCCGCGGCGGGCCTGGACCAGGCGGAAATCGGCCAGAAGCAGGCGGCCGCCCAGGCGGCCCAGGCCGCCGCCGCGGTGCGCATGGCGGAGGAGAACCTGCGCGACATGTCCATCATCGCGCCCTTCGAGGGCGTCATCACCGCGCGCGCCAAGAACGTGGGCGACACGGTGGCGATGATGCCCCCCACCCCCGTCTTCACGCTGGTGGACACCTCGGGCCTCGAGGTGCGCGCCCTGGTGCCGGAGTCCGTGGTGGACAAGGTCAAGGCGGGCTCCAAGACGCAGGGCACCGTGAGCCCCAGCGGCATGCGCTTCGACGTGCAGGTGGCCACGGTGGGCGCGGTGGTGGACGCCACCAACCGCACCGTGGAGGTGCTGGCGGACGTGGTGGGTGACACCGCCGCGCCGCTGCGCCCCGGCGCCCTCGTGGAGCTGGACTTCTCCTCCGTGGGCGAGACTGACGACAAGGGCCTGTTCCTGCCGACCCAGGCCGTCAGCGCCAAGGGACAGCAGGGCTTCGTGTGGGTGGTGCAGGACGGCACGGTGCGCAAGCGCGACGTGCGCGTCGAGCGCGTGCTGCCCGGCTACGTCCGTGTCCTCCAGGGCCTGGGCGCCGACGAGCGCGTGCTCGCCGACTCCTCCCTGGACGTGAAGGAGGGCACGGCCGTCCGCGTGGTGCAGTGA